The following are encoded together in the Cohaesibacter gelatinilyticus genome:
- a CDS encoding ABC transporter ATP-binding protein, whose amino-acid sequence MASIQLQDIAKSYGAVEVLRNIDLSIEEGEFIVLVGPSGCGKSTLLRMIAGLEPITSGDMFIGNEWVNELRPRDRDIAMVFQSYALYPHMSVERNMGFSLEIRGEDKAERKKRVQEAARILGLEPYLDRLPKALSGGQRQRVAMGRAIVRDPKAFLFDEPLSNLDAALRVEMRLEIAKMHKRLSATMIYVTHDQVEALTLADRIVVMNNGDIQQIGTPMELYARPANLFVAQFLGSPTMNIIQKEALSSSLIEMLVPADIRDSVTKLGIRPEHVQIVQSSDQEAEDGHITGKVVVVEHLGSDANIYLDLGNQRQFLVRHHGDLEVASGTELKVRFDLEKLHYFDNQGHAVHQPFL is encoded by the coding sequence ATGGCTTCTATTCAACTTCAGGATATCGCAAAATCCTATGGCGCTGTCGAAGTTCTGCGCAATATCGACCTCAGCATTGAGGAGGGAGAATTCATCGTCCTGGTAGGACCGTCCGGTTGCGGGAAGTCCACGTTGCTGCGGATGATTGCCGGATTGGAACCAATTACTTCTGGCGATATGTTTATCGGTAATGAATGGGTGAATGAGTTACGTCCCCGGGACCGTGACATTGCCATGGTATTCCAGTCCTATGCGCTCTATCCGCATATGAGCGTCGAACGCAATATGGGCTTCAGTCTCGAAATCCGCGGTGAAGACAAGGCTGAGCGGAAAAAACGGGTGCAGGAAGCGGCTAGAATTCTGGGCTTGGAACCCTATCTGGATCGTTTGCCCAAGGCTTTGTCTGGTGGGCAGCGTCAGCGTGTTGCAATGGGCAGGGCCATCGTGCGTGACCCCAAAGCCTTCCTGTTTGATGAACCTTTGTCAAATCTGGATGCTGCTTTGCGGGTGGAAATGCGACTTGAAATTGCCAAGATGCATAAGCGGCTCTCCGCCACCATGATCTATGTGACCCATGATCAGGTGGAGGCGTTGACACTCGCCGACAGGATCGTAGTCATGAATAATGGTGATATACAGCAGATTGGTACTCCAATGGAGCTCTATGCGCGTCCAGCCAATCTGTTCGTGGCGCAGTTCCTTGGGTCTCCGACAATGAATATCATTCAGAAAGAGGCCTTGTCCTCATCATTGATCGAGATGCTTGTCCCCGCTGATATCCGAGATAGCGTGACAAAACTCGGAATACGTCCCGAACATGTCCAGATTGTACAATCCTCCGACCAGGAAGCGGAAGACGGCCATATCACCGGTAAGGTGGTGGTTGTGGAGCATCTTGGTTCAGATGCCAACATTTATCTTGATTTGGGGAACCAGAGGCAATTCCTTGTTCGCCATCATGGTGATCTGGAGGTTGCGAGTGGCACCGAACTAAAGGTTCGCTTTGATCTCGAAAAGCTTCACTACTTCGACAATCAGGGCCATGCGGTGCACCAGCCATTCTTATGA